The genome window AGTGATAAGTGTTGAAGATTCAAGCCCTGTGGCTCTGCAGGCTTTTTCTGGGTCTGGGGTTCCTGTAGCGGTGTCTGTGCCTGTTGAGAGTGTGGGTTTGGTTTCAAGAAGTGTTGTTGAGGCTGAAAGATGGGTGAGAAGCCATGTTCTTGCTCACTATCCGGGCACCAACATTACTACCATTGCTGTGGGTGAGAGTTTTTTGTGTGGGGAAGATAGGGAAGAGAGGGTGGGGTTAGTGTTGCCATCCATGAAGAACATTCACTATTCTCTTACTAGGTGGGGTTTGGGAGGGGAAATTAAAGTTTCCACTTCTTTCTCCCAAAGGTGTGTGAAGTACCAGAGATTTGCAGAGAGATATATTAAGCCTGTTCTTGAGTTTTTGCGGGAGATTGATGCTCCTTATTTGGTCAAACCTTCTTCTGAGTTGTCCATTTCAGAGTTTCTCAAGAATCTTGGAGGTTTTAGCCTCAAGAAGATCCATTTAATCCAGGAAAGAGCAAAACCCAGAAGGCTTTCGTTCTTTGAATCTTTATTTGCAGATTCAGTTCCGGGTAGGCCATGGCTAATAGCGCCGGCTCAACCTCCGACCGGTTCATCTTCACCGGCGTTTGCTGCAAAAAGCCCTCTCCCGCCACTTATAGGGAGTTTTCCGCCGCCCCCATTGTCTCTTCCGGCTCCGATGTTCAACCCTGCGACTCCGCCGTACGGGCCGCACTTGCCGCCGTGTAAGCCGTCCGGGGGCGAAGTGTCGGTGCCGGCGCCTGCGGCGGCGGCGCACGGTGGGCTGTGGTGCGTGGCGAAGCCGAACGTGCCGCCGGAGACTCTGAAGGAGGCTCTGGACTACGCGTGTGGAGAAGGCGGCGCGGATTGCGAAGCCATTAGACCTCACGGGAGCTGCTATTTCCCTAACACCATTGTCGCCCATGCTTCCTATGCTTTTAATAGCTACTGGCAGAGATCCAAGAAAGTTGGGGGCACTTGCGGCTTTGAAGGCACTGCTATGCTCATCAACTCTGATCCAAGTAAGCTTATATTTGGttcaaagtttgaatctttttaAGTTTCTCTGCTCTTATTAGAAAGCTACAATGTAAAGTGGGCTGGCGATAATTGCAGGTTATCGCCATTGTCGATTCATTCTTGCATAGTGAGCCACCAGAGAGGTTTGATTTTGGTGTTGAAGTGAGGATTTGAGATCATCGTTCGTCCGGCCGGGAAAAGGTGTATGATTGCCCCACAGTGGCATCCTAGTATCGTAGTTGTTAATAAGTAGGACACCTGGGAATTCTATCGTATGTATGAATGATTCAATTATAATCCTATGATTTTGGTAATTCTATCATTttgctttccttttttttaatgaggAAAAGTCGCACCCATCGAACCCACCTTGTTACCCCTCGGCTCATGATGGTTAAATTAATGGCAATAGAAGATTATTAATTGATCCACTCAAAATCTCAAATCAAAGAAGGCTAATAAATCACTCACATAAACATGAAACTTGTAGTTGCCAATGTCCAACCAACTTCGCTTTCCCATGTTTTTAAGTTAAGTTCTTATGAAATATTAGATTAGTATGAATGTTAAATTACTAGGAATATTATATTCTTCTGCTTGGTGGATGGGTTGTTTTTTATGTTATAATAGTTATTTTACCATAATATCCTCAAATTGCAAACATAGAAATATGCCAAACTATAAAGTATAATGTTATTTGTTTTCTAAATTTATGTTTTCTCTTGTCTAGTCCTCTTtcataaacataaaataaataaaataaggttCACAATAGCAGCTAAATAGTATTTTGGCAATAAGGGTAAGTTTCAAAACAAAGGACTCATATAAGTCCCATGTTTTCTGTACATATATTGCTAccaatactaaacaaaaaatatattacctAAGAAAACGTAGGGTAGATTTTGTAAAATGGCAAGGGACTGTTATATTACCTAAGAAAAAGAAAGGTATCACATCCCctcaaaattaaggaaaaaacttATGTATAGGGTAAATACCATTCCATGAGAAAATTTGATAACTTTAACCAAATATAggaattttgtataattagTCAAATATAACATTAGTTATCCTAGATAAcccgaaccaaacgcccccttaaaACTTGTATTAAGTTCTTATGGCAAAAGATACAACTTAAAACTTGTAGTTACCAATCTCTAATCAATTTGGATTTTCCATGTTTTAAAGTTATGTTCTTATGGTAAAAGTTAGAGTTATGTTCCAAAAATACAACTTAAAACttgtagttttcaaaaaaaaaaaaaaaacttgtagtTATTAATCCTTAACCAACCATATCTGCGGAGGTACTGCCGGGTAGAGTAAAAAGTGAAACGTTTTGGAAGCAACACAtatcagagccaggtttcgatcctgggacctgtgggttatgggcccaccacgcttCCGCTGCGCCACTCTGATTTGTTGTTTCATTCTCTGTTTACTGTATAGAAGTCTTTAGGCGACAACGGAAGTTCAAAATGGGTTGCTCTAATTCAACATGGGCCTCCGCTACTTTTAGAATCCAAGCCcaatcaaaacaaatttttttttattggaccAATTTCAGCAATCGTTGCACTACCACTGagtatattgaatttttttttattgtattacaagttcatttttagtatgtttatttaatatactacgtaaatatttaaaaatgaatttataatatattaaatataaatttttaatatattaaaaataaacatgtattcATGGTCCATATTGCAACGTTGATTATGGTATAATTAGCCCAATTATAAGATCTCGTTCATTCCATGTAATAGTAAGTAGTAACCATAATATTCTTTTATAAGGTTGATCGAGATCAATACAAAtagaattgaatataattacatataatatattaacttatTTGAGGTACATTTGATACCGatgatgataatatatatatcttattattattatttattattattattattattattattattatgagacGTATTATACAATTGCttaattatgaataattttGGATATAAAGGGCATAAAAACTCATAAATGCTTTGTGGCTACCTTGTCTACCAATTTTTATACAATGGACTATGGTTCATAGTGCACTGTAAATTCTAGTGTATATTTATATGTCTTACATTGTAAGATTTTGTGTATtgcgttatgaaattctgtaatTTAAGAGTGTATTATGAAAATGAAAACGAAGATGGCAATGATAATGCGCCTACTCTGAACTATGATGTGCAATTTAATCAGTTTGTAGGCCACTTTCTGACGGTGTGTATCTTCATGCGGTGATATTGTCAATGCACAGAAGAATGGAAATGAAGACCCAATTTATTAATGAAGCTTCAAGCTCCTTCAAGGAGCCTAGCTTTCAAgttgtgaaacagtctgcatttcaagttttctatagcataacTAGAGAAGTTATTTTTATGTCTGACTGTAAAGAATGGTTCACCATTCCTTTAATCTTTGTTCCTTTAATCTTCGTTGTAAATCGTTTTATGTTATGATGTAATGAATTAGCTatgtttaccttcaaaaaaagagtatgaattatgtacataaaacaaattagtaattgtgtcttatgttatgaatttttgtgtcttgtgatATGAAATTTTGTGCTTAATGAAcgcaaattatgtacctaaatcaaatttaaaaaataagaaaatatataacatgtgtatatgtactatattgtgattttttgtgtcttgtgttataaaattttgtactttacgagtatgaattttaTGTCTCGTCGTTTCGATGTATGATCCATAATGCTATATGAACTCTGATGcatgatataaataaaatgtgaGTAATTGTTTTCATATTGATGGTATAGCACTATAGAGTAGGCCCGGTGACAACAATAGTTCATAAGACAATATAGAAGTCTAGCCCAAAGATTTAATCTTATCAAATTAACTATTGGAAgaataattattagtaattgCTGCAAACAAAATGAGGGCATAAATCTCCATTAGTTTTACGATAATGGTCATACCCTGTATTTAAGGGGCATGTCGCATGAAGGCTAGTTACTCCACCAGGAAAGGATTATCAAATAAGATATTATTTCACTATAATGCACCACTTATTATCTTCTATTATAAAAATGGACTATGATCAGCGAAATGGAAGGACCATGGCAATACTTCCATCCTTGGGCTCAACCAAAATTTCTATACACTCCCATAAATTATATGAAATTATTCTTAGTCCAAGCTTTCTAAAGACAAATTATaacatggaccatggtttacCTTGTATTGTAGACCCTGGTTTAAAAATACCTTTTAGATTTTatatctgtagttgacacattctgtacatgtagttatcatgttatgtatcatcaattatcaagttatttgtttacatgtacatacactattaactgtaggtacagaatgtgttaactgaaagtacagaatttttgtatcaggattCACGATACAATATAAACTCTGATCCATGATACAACAATTGAAATGTACATGTACAAATACTCCAAATATTGTAATGAAATTCATATTAACATCACCCAAAAAGTCCAATGATTTTCACGTGAAAATTACTcgtgtttatttattatttattcatatgttatttttgaatttatgttgaaTCATCCTTACTAAAATCAGCATTGagtacaataattaaaaaaaaaaaaaatttgttacatGAACCTGCTTTTAATCTAACACGTAGAAAATGAAAACAGCACaacaataaatgaaaatatcattttcttttactttttttttttatataatgagAAAAAATCGTAATCACTATTTGAGGGAGTATATTATATGTAAATCACGCTTATTTATAATAGTTCGTAAATCAAATAAGAgaagtaaattgtattaaaaagatTTTGTGTAATAAATTTAACTAAAATGATGCGAAAAAGAATTGAACTCATGAtctttaaatatgattttttagtTGAGTGAGCATGATAAATCTTTGAAATATATTAGTGAAGTAACTTCATTCAATTGGACCCCTTTTTGATCTTGAAAGAAGGCAATGGTTGAGGTTGGCAACATCCTTAAATCAGGTAAGTGTCATACTAAAGTAAATAGCATAAGCCTAATGTTTAGGCTCAATCATTTCTACTTATTATTTGTAGACTTTGGACCACTTTGACTATAAAAAAAGGTATGGTATTGAGCCTTTCAATTATAAGTATAGTCCAAAACCTTTGCTCATGCCCTCTTTGTACACTCTTTTTATCGTTGAACTTTCGTTTTCCCCTTTGTTAGTGCTGAACTACCAAACTATACATCATGGCCGGGTGAATTATGACAACATTTTAACATGTTTATTAATCAAAGaaactatttatttaattgacaTGATTTTTCAATTATTGAGATATCCATttaacatccacatttggttcTCCAATTATCACATTGGTGGTCAGGTAACAAAGTTTGTTAAATATCTTGGTCGTAAATATAGTCCACCAATTGTTATCAAGGACGGAAAAGACTATATTCACCACTGAGATAATAATTGAGAGATTAAATGTGAAGGTCTCAATAATTGGAGACTAAatcaattatattttcataattgaagattaaataggtcattttcctttaaaataaaaaataataaaaagaaaagtatgtttacatatatatagacacacagtttatatatatatatatatatatatatatatatatatatatatatatagggagtgGATCAGGTGCAAATATATCTTCTCGTGCGATTGTGCGGTTAACACAAAAAGAAACACCTTAAGCATTCAAATGGCGcacattaagtacacaaaccacgcaccttatgcacacaaacaaagcaccttaagaacacaaaccacgtaccttaaaaagaaaaatcatgcaccttaagcaggaaaaccatgcacctaaagctttagatcagtgcacttaagttttcaaccccgacgcaccttaagccaCATAGTACAAaagccacgcaccttaaatttgacttagatgcaaaaaattaaattgtcaccgcgcatttttttaatcactgtTAATATTGAACGTCGATttaggcaagatcaatggctcaaattTAACCACACAACTGCACCTGAGGTAGCCAACTGCACGagaaaccatatatatatatatatatatatatatatatatatatatatatatatatatatatatattatataatggaTTAAATGCAAAACATTGCTAGGTAAAATAAAAGGTTTAATCTTATTCGTTGATCAAATTTAAATCGACAGTCCAAAATGaagataattaaaaacaaatacgGTGgcattgttttaaaaaaaaaaaaaatacggtggcATTATGGCAAATAACTCGAAGTAAGTTCAGATGGTCTTTATCTTAAGTGCATATTTTTCATTCTTCGAGTGTGCAGTTTTCTTCTTTTGAGTGCATATTTTCCCATCATCAAGTGCATTATTATGGGTTGTGTATATTATGTCTTTTGTCTTCTTTGCAACAAtgtataactaaatttctaataaatttgtgtaatttataaACAATTTGTATGAgtaattgcttcaataacacttaaattgaataattctatttttagtagAATAATTGCTTCGATTTCGCATCTTTCTGCCTTCGTGTACAAAATTTTAACCTTCAAGTGTacatttttgtgccttcaagtgcattATTATGTGCAGTGTTTATCATgtcttttgtcttttttttttttttttttttgcaacaat of Ipomoea triloba cultivar NCNSP0323 chromosome 3, ASM357664v1 contains these proteins:
- the LOC116012477 gene encoding glucan endo-1,3-beta-glucosidase 12, which codes for MAKKFQLSASSPHCALPSHFPQKMFNLSCFFLLFLLHFAVNVGGDEAVGVISVEDSSPVALQAFSGSGVPVAVSVPVESVGLVSRSVVEAERWVRSHVLAHYPGTNITTIAVGESFLCGEDREERVGLVLPSMKNIHYSLTRWGLGGEIKVSTSFSQRCVKYQRFAERYIKPVLEFLREIDAPYLVKPSSELSISEFLKNLGGFSLKKIHLIQERAKPRRLSFFESLFADSVPGRPWLIAPAQPPTGSSSPAFAAKSPLPPLIGSFPPPPLSLPAPMFNPATPPYGPHLPPCKPSGGEVSVPAPAAAAHGGLWCVAKPNVPPETLKEALDYACGEGGADCEAIRPHGSCYFPNTIVAHASYAFNSYWQRSKKVGGTCGFEGTAMLINSDPSYRHCRFILA